The Verrucomicrobiaceae bacterium genome includes the window AGCAGGGAGGAGAAGCATTTGCCGAAATGATGCCCGCCACCATTCCAGGGCGACTCCGCCATTCCGGACCTTCGGCGGCGACCGTATTCGCCCGTGCACCACACGATGGTGCTTTCCAGCAGCCCGTGCTCAGAAGATCCGCCAACAACGCGGCGAGCCCCCGCGATCAAGCTCTGGCAGCTTGCGGTTCATGATCTGGAAGTGCTGCTTGTGCGTATCCCAGCCCTGGTAGTTGATGGTGATGAAGGGAACGCCTTTTTCGACGAGCCGTCGTCATATGAGGCGCCTCTGACCGAAGGTGCTGGTGTCCATAGCGGTCTCGCATCTCGTCTTTTCCTGACTGGAGATCGAAGAGCTTCCCGGCATCGCCAAGGATGGTTCTCATAGGCCTGCTGTTCGGACTCAACGACGGTTTTCAGCGTCGCATTGCCGGGCAATGCACCTCCGAGCGTATTGAGGCTGCCCATGAGTTTATGACGCTCCTTTGATGCTCCTCGCTGATGTCTGGCGTGATAATGCCCTCGACCGCGAAAGGCGATCTGATTTGATCGCCACCTGCGTAGCAAAAGGCTTGTAGCGTGGCCCGAGAAAAGCCTGCCTGGGAAAAGCGGCCCTGGTGGTTGAGTGATAATGACGTAGGGCGGTATGAGCCCCTTATAACCTGCGTCGTATCCTTTGGAAAATAACTGACCACCGCTCCCGCAAGCCAGGGAACACATCACAACCAGAGGCCTGGCCTGTCTGCACGAGGTAGGCGGCGGTTTCACGGGCCGTTATTGCCGGCGTATCATGCTTCGAATGAGGGAGTATTTATCCGCACACTTACGAGCCTGCGGCGAGCCTGAGACCGATGCGAATGCCACTGACATTCGTCTCAACGTCTGGTCCAGTGCACCCGTAAACTCACGCCCGGCCTCTGGCTTCGGATCAAAGGTGTCGATACGGCAAGGCCCACCCCACAGCCAGACGGATGACGGACTTGGCTTTACCGTCTTTGGCGATGGTCGTGGCACGTGGAGCGGCCTGATGCCAATGGGCTCCATCAGCAGCAGACTGGCATTAAGCAGATGCTACGCCGCATGGCCTCGCGGCGTGAAAGGTGCCCCGCCCATGCGCTGAGTGAGGCGGAGCACGTCGCGCGCCGTTTCAGCGATGGAGGTGTTCATGGCGTTCGCTATTGGGTTGTAGGTTCAATGACTGAAGTAAAACCCGGTTGATTGATGAGCGCCCACACGAT containing:
- a CDS encoding DUF1501 domain-containing protein gives rise to the protein MWCTGEYGRRRRSGMAESPWNGGGHHFGKCFSSLLAGGGFKGGQVLGKSNATGEEVMGVLCSPC
- a CDS encoding DUF1501 domain-containing protein, whose protein sequence is MPRPSPKTVKPSPSSVWLWGGPCRIDTFDPKPEAGREFTGALDQTLRRMSVAFASVSGSPQARKCADKYSLIRSMIRRQ